One Thermosipho atlanticus DSM 15807 DNA window includes the following coding sequences:
- the radC gene encoding RadC family protein, with the protein MKPREKILNKGPESLTNGELLAILLRTGSKGQNVLETSKLLLENFDNSLVKISKATINELCKIKGLGHAKATTILAVMELAKRMLKEDRAGKHLNTPEKVYEYCLDMKHLEQEVVRVIFLNSKLHEISSKDITIGLVDTSLAHPREIFKEAIKNGAVYIILVHNHPSGGISPSPEDKQLTQKIKETGEIIGIKLLDHVIIGNGFYSFKHNKLI; encoded by the coding sequence GTGAAACCAAGAGAAAAAATTTTAAACAAAGGTCCTGAAAGTTTAACAAATGGAGAATTATTAGCAATTCTACTTAGAACTGGAAGCAAAGGACAAAATGTTTTAGAAACTTCTAAACTGCTCCTTGAAAATTTTGATAACAGTCTTGTAAAAATCAGCAAAGCAACAATAAATGAACTTTGTAAAATTAAGGGGCTTGGACATGCTAAAGCTACCACCATACTTGCCGTTATGGAATTAGCAAAAAGAATGCTAAAAGAAGACAGAGCTGGAAAACATTTAAATACTCCTGAAAAAGTATATGAATACTGTCTAGATATGAAACATCTTGAACAAGAAGTAGTAAGAGTAATTTTTCTAAATTCAAAACTTCACGAAATATCAAGTAAAGATATTACTATTGGACTTGTAGATACTAGTCTTGCACATCCAAGAGAAATATTTAAAGAAGCAATTAAAAACGGGGCAGTATACATTATTTTAGTTCATAATCATCCATCTGGAGGAATATCTCCAAGTCCGGAAGACAAGCAATTAACGCAAAAAATTAAAGAAACAGGGGAAATAATTGGAATAAAACTGTTAGATCATGTAATAATTGGAAATGGTTTTTACAGTTTCAAACACAATAAGTTAATTTGA
- a CDS encoding Gx transporter family protein: MYSLLVSLASAMFIIERFIPYPVPGGKWGFSNFIVLFAAVNLGIGPAIIIGSLKSIIGSIFTGLIFTPTFFMGFLGVIAAAIVEGLFSKTKFLGYTGLSFLGMISNNIVQLYVGALLIKSTAIFSFLPIMLSLGAISAFANAYLAKKMEEVLNENNFSFKFTKKN; encoded by the coding sequence ATGTACTCTTTACTTGTTTCACTTGCCTCAGCAATGTTCATAATTGAAAGATTCATCCCTTATCCTGTTCCCGGTGGAAAATGGGGATTTTCAAATTTTATTGTCCTTTTTGCTGCAGTAAATCTAGGAATAGGTCCTGCCATTATAATTGGAAGTTTAAAATCAATAATTGGATCAATATTTACTGGATTAATATTCACTCCTACTTTCTTTATGGGTTTTCTTGGAGTAATAGCTGCCGCAATTGTTGAAGGATTATTTTCAAAAACAAAATTTTTAGGCTATACAGGATTGAGTTTTTTAGGAATGATATCAAACAATATTGTCCAATTGTATGTTGGCGCACTATTAATCAAAAGTACTGCAATTTTTTCATTTCTACCAATAATGCTTTCACTGGGAGCAATTTCAGCTTTTGCTAATGCCTATCTTGCAAAAAAAATGGAGGAAGTTTTAAATGAAAATAATTTTAGCTTCAAATTCACCAAGAAGAATTGA
- a CDS encoding undecaprenyl-diphosphate phosphatase: MEKIILGIIQGATEFLPISSSGHLALFSSMFKINPDLPLFSFLHIATLFAILIFVHKEILEILEGLFTLNKKYYILVIKLIISTIPAGLFGILFNSKIENSFNSLKLIAFFFLLTSAALFISDNIGKDKDFFSISYLDALIIGLFQMLAIFPGISRSGFTLFGALLIGMQREKALKYSFLMSVPIILGAGILEFKNIQFNYSIFVTGLLAFIVGLISLYILKRVTIIKKLKIFGYYCLVVAIVAFFLG; this comes from the coding sequence GTGGAAAAAATTATTCTAGGTATTATCCAAGGAGCAACGGAGTTTTTGCCAATTTCCAGTTCAGGTCATCTTGCTTTATTTTCATCTATGTTTAAAATCAACCCTGATTTACCTCTGTTTTCTTTTTTACACATAGCAACTCTATTTGCTATCCTAATTTTTGTCCACAAAGAAATTCTTGAAATTCTAGAAGGTTTGTTTACATTAAACAAAAAATATTACATTTTAGTAATTAAACTAATAATTTCTACAATCCCTGCAGGATTATTTGGAATTTTGTTTAACTCTAAAATTGAAAATTCCTTCAATTCCTTAAAATTAATAGCATTTTTCTTTCTCTTAACCAGTGCAGCCTTGTTTATTTCTGATAATATTGGAAAAGATAAAGATTTCTTTTCAATTAGTTATCTTGATGCTTTAATCATTGGTCTTTTTCAAATGTTAGCAATTTTTCCTGGAATTTCAAGGAGTGGTTTCACGCTATTTGGTGCTCTTCTTATTGGAATGCAAAGAGAAAAGGCATTAAAGTATTCTTTTTTGATGAGTGTCCCAATTATACTAGGAGCAGGCATCTTAGAATTTAAGAATATTCAGTTCAATTACTCAATCTTTGTAACCGGTCTATTAGCTTTCATTGTCGGTTTAATAAGTCTTTACATTTTAAAAAGAGTCACCATTATTAAAAAATTAAAAATTTTCGGGTATTACTGTTTAGTAGTTGCTATTGTAGCTTTCTTCTTGGGGTGA
- a CDS encoding NusG domain II-containing protein, translated as MKIFKKTDFVIIIIVFLTIFIPLILKNETNKGIFVVKLNGQEILELNTPGDYEIKDEKGKLLMIAHFDGKNVWVTDSICPLKICEKTGKISEGGKIICVPNKIVIETRKPQELQTW; from the coding sequence ATGAAAATATTTAAAAAAACTGATTTTGTAATAATAATTATAGTTTTTTTAACAATATTTATTCCTTTGATTCTTAAAAACGAAACAAATAAAGGAATTTTTGTCGTAAAATTAAATGGACAAGAAATCCTTGAATTAAATACACCTGGAGATTATGAGATCAAAGACGAAAAGGGAAAATTATTGATGATCGCCCATTTTGACGGTAAAAATGTTTGGGTTACCGATTCGATATGTCCATTAAAAATTTGTGAAAAAACCGGGAAAATTTCGGAAGGAGGAAAAATAATCTGCGTTCCAAACAAAATAGTTATAGAGACAAGGAAGCCTCAAGAACTACAAACGTGGTAA
- the hutI gene encoding imidazolonepropionase, whose amino-acid sequence MIKIHAQHLLTPTGNAPKRGSEMKKIYEDFDVDIFLENGKVVDIKKHSTTDHVTLEAKLVTPAFVDAHTHIPFIGKRTKEFLLRNKGKTYSEILKQGGGIYNTVNHVKKASISELVKENLKTLNLFKRFGVAYIEGKSGYGLDISTEIKQLKVIKYLNEISNVKVAPTFLGLHAIPKDMPKKTYIEKIKENLDYIKKYTNTIDVFCDKGVFLPDDIKELFNFAKIKGFKLRFHADEIENVGATKLAVNLGAISADHLLKIGDEEIHLLSTSSTIATLMPGTSFYLGEIYAPARKLIDKGAAIALGSDYNPGSCPIFNPSFIMHLALRYLKMEPEEILTAYTLNSSYVLGIENGAIQPGKYCDIALWNTEDFVDIPYMFHHNFLTAIVINGKVTFYENI is encoded by the coding sequence ATGATAAAAATACACGCACAGCATTTATTAACTCCCACTGGTAATGCACCAAAAAGAGGAAGTGAAATGAAAAAAATTTACGAAGATTTTGACGTGGATATATTTCTTGAAAACGGGAAAGTTGTTGATATAAAAAAACATTCTACAACAGATCATGTGACTTTAGAAGCAAAATTGGTTACCCCTGCTTTTGTCGATGCTCATACTCACATTCCTTTCATTGGAAAAAGAACTAAGGAGTTTTTACTTAGAAACAAAGGAAAAACATATTCAGAGATTCTCAAACAAGGTGGAGGGATTTATAACACTGTAAATCACGTAAAAAAAGCTTCAATTTCAGAGTTAGTTAAAGAAAACCTTAAAACATTGAATTTATTCAAAAGATTTGGAGTTGCCTACATTGAAGGAAAATCTGGTTACGGGCTTGATATCTCAACTGAAATAAAACAATTAAAAGTTATTAAATATTTAAACGAAATATCTAATGTAAAAGTTGCACCAACATTTCTCGGACTCCATGCTATACCAAAAGACATGCCAAAAAAAACATATATAGAAAAAATCAAGGAAAACCTTGATTATATAAAAAAATATACAAATACCATTGATGTATTTTGTGATAAAGGAGTTTTCCTACCTGATGATATAAAAGAACTGTTTAATTTTGCAAAGATTAAAGGATTCAAATTAAGATTTCATGCTGATGAAATAGAAAACGTTGGAGCTACAAAATTGGCCGTAAACCTAGGGGCGATTTCTGCTGACCATCTATTGAAGATTGGTGACGAAGAAATCCACCTTCTCTCAACTTCTTCTACAATTGCCACATTAATGCCGGGAACAAGTTTTTATTTAGGTGAAATATATGCCCCCGCCCGAAAGCTCATCGACAAAGGAGCAGCAATTGCATTGGGATCAGATTATAATCCTGGGTCATGCCCGATTTTCAATCCTTCTTTCATCATGCATCTAGCACTTCGATATTTAAAAATGGAACCTGAAGAAATTTTAACTGCCTACACTTTAAACTCTTCTTATGTCCTTGGAATCGAAAACGGAGCAATTCAGCCAGGAAAATATTGTGATATCGCGTTATGGAATACAGAAGATTTTGTTGATATTCCTTATATGTTCCATCATAACTTTTTGACAGCAATAGTAATAAATGGTAAGGTGACTTTCTATGAAAATATTTAA
- a CDS encoding Maf family protein, with protein MKIILASNSPRRIELLKKLQLQFKIQPPNIDEEINEKDPIKHVLTLSKLKAENVFKDFNSIVIGADTIVFHKEIFGKPKDYLDAYNMLKSLSGTWHEVFTGVTILLKNESISFFERTKVKFKKLSDELIKYYLSTGEPFDKAGAYAIQGLGSILIEKIDGDFYNVMGLPISKLWDVLWNRGIISETKRKNFKQRS; from the coding sequence ATGAAAATAATTTTAGCTTCAAATTCACCAAGAAGAATTGAACTATTAAAAAAATTACAATTACAATTTAAAATACAACCCCCAAATATTGACGAAGAAATTAACGAAAAAGATCCAATCAAACATGTTCTAACACTTTCCAAGCTTAAAGCTGAAAATGTATTTAAAGACTTTAATAGTATAGTTATTGGGGCAGATACAATTGTTTTTCACAAAGAGATTTTTGGAAAACCTAAAGATTATTTAGATGCCTATAACATGCTAAAATCTCTTTCGGGAACATGGCATGAAGTGTTCACAGGCGTCACTATACTTCTAAAAAATGAATCAATATCTTTTTTTGAAAGAACAAAAGTAAAATTTAAAAAACTATCGGATGAACTAATTAAATATTACTTATCAACAGGTGAACCTTTTGACAAAGCCGGAGCATATGCAATTCAAGGTTTAGGAAGTATTTTAATAGAAAAAATCGACGGAGATTTTTATAACGTAATGGGATTACCAATTTCAAAACTCTGGGATGTTTTGTGGAATAGGGGGATAATAAGTGAAACCAAGAGAAAAAATTTTAAACAAAGGTCCTGA